A DNA window from Paenibacillus andongensis contains the following coding sequences:
- a CDS encoding dehydrogenase, with translation MINNKPSEKHKQQFPSARGIRRACSKELYRTVKRLKLWISPEQIRTAEEIYVKKVMLNLPFIMENGSNRKALSDWFDENVGPEIAPLWNVELEVLNHAFRDAFGG, from the coding sequence ATGATCAATAATAAGCCGAGTGAAAAACATAAGCAGCAGTTCCCCAGTGCGCGCGGGATTCGGAGAGCTTGCAGCAAGGAGTTATACCGAACAGTTAAGCGCTTGAAATTATGGATTTCCCCAGAGCAGATTAGGACTGCGGAGGAGATCTATGTGAAAAAGGTGATGTTGAATCTTCCATTCATCATGGAGAACGGCAGCAACCGCAAAGCGCTTTCTGACTGGTTTGACGAAAATGTAGGGCCAGAAATTGCCCCGCTTTGGAATGTGGAGCTTGAAGTACTCAACCATGCGTTTCGTGACGCATTCGGTGGTTAA
- a CDS encoding cupredoxin domain-containing protein, with product MSRVWIVKRKHFYLAAAALLLLLSSLLYVNRGSIVPTAAEPTAERTIHMVTGEFKSTTADGKTIEAYRWDPGTVVVQKGERIKLSIYGVNGQSHPFLIEGLNISGEVKKGKETVVHFTANQEGTYRIICLTHTDIAHSGPMIGYIVVD from the coding sequence ATGTCCCGAGTATGGATTGTTAAACGTAAGCATTTCTATCTAGCAGCCGCTGCTCTGCTGCTGCTCCTCTCCAGCTTGCTGTATGTGAACCGTGGAAGCATCGTGCCAACGGCAGCCGAGCCGACTGCGGAAAGAACGATTCACATGGTTACTGGAGAGTTCAAATCAACCACGGCAGACGGTAAAACAATCGAAGCCTATCGATGGGACCCGGGCACCGTCGTTGTCCAAAAAGGCGAGAGAATCAAGCTTAGCATCTATGGCGTGAACGGTCAGAGCCACCCTTTTCTCATCGAAGGGCTAAATATTAGCGGTGAGGTCAAGAAAGGGAAAGAAACCGTTGTCCATTTTACAGCCAATCAGGAAGGGACTTACCGCATCATTTGCCTGACGCACACAGATATTGCCCATAGCGGTCCGATGATCGGCTATATCGTTGTCGATTAG
- a CDS encoding HPP family protein, with product MNQGKEVYTAMNSPASFPKAFALLIPGIGGFLAILVCSLLGDFTRVALIMAPFGASCVIAFALPQSPLAQPRSLVGGHMLSTLVGLCTLSAFGVHAWSLALGVGAAITLMQLTRTLHPPAGADPLLVMLTGAGWGFLLTPVLLGAAVLVLVALVYHRATRTHYPTAWW from the coding sequence ATGAATCAAGGAAAAGAGGTGTACACAGCAATGAATAGCCCTGCATCATTCCCAAAAGCATTCGCTCTGCTCATCCCCGGAATCGGCGGGTTTCTCGCCATTCTGGTTTGCAGCTTACTCGGCGATTTCACCCGAGTAGCGCTGATTATGGCACCCTTCGGCGCTTCCTGCGTCATCGCCTTCGCGCTCCCGCAGAGCCCGCTCGCGCAGCCCCGCAGCCTCGTCGGCGGCCACATGCTGAGCACGCTCGTCGGGCTCTGCACGCTCTCCGCCTTCGGCGTCCACGCGTGGAGCCTCGCCCTTGGCGTTGGCGCCGCGATCACGCTCATGCAGCTGACGCGCACGCTGCATCCGCCGGCCGGCGCCGACCCGCTGCTCGTGATGCTCACGGGCGCGGGCTGGGGCTTCCTGCTCACGCCCGTGCTGCTCGGCGCCGCAGTGCTCGTGCTGGTTGCCCTCGTGTATCACCGGGCAACTCGAACCCATTACCCCACAGCCTGGTGGTAA
- a CDS encoding LysR family transcriptional regulator yields MLEHMDGRSMKTFITVMEEKSFSKAALKLGYVQSTVTMHIHQLEQTLGQALFKRLPRGVELTDAGREVAPYAYRYLQLGESLQDKLTGLHEPKGVVRLRALESFCVPHLPQLLPTIFEQYPQIQLQLETGFQRDIIQEVSAYRVDLGIVPRDPKVNNLTFIPLIQDELIWVGAPALVSRMENDGWEAIADTKVIGFGSRCIYQAMASQVLADKGLSTFTAMEFDSTEMIKQTMRFGMGLSLMPLTSVQEELQSGKLMRLQQEKIILLEHGLIHRSGKDLSAPVQACKEHIISYFLAQKERETG; encoded by the coding sequence ATGCTTGAACATATGGACGGGCGCAGCATGAAAACCTTCATCACGGTGATGGAGGAGAAAAGCTTCAGCAAGGCAGCCCTCAAGCTCGGATACGTACAATCTACGGTTACGATGCATATTCATCAGCTTGAGCAAACCTTGGGTCAAGCTCTGTTTAAGCGTTTGCCCCGAGGTGTAGAATTAACTGACGCGGGGAGAGAAGTTGCCCCCTATGCGTATAGATACCTGCAGCTTGGCGAATCCCTTCAAGATAAATTAACCGGCCTGCATGAACCCAAAGGTGTGGTGCGGCTCCGAGCACTTGAATCATTCTGCGTACCGCATCTCCCACAGCTGCTGCCAACTATATTTGAACAATATCCTCAGATTCAATTACAGCTGGAAACCGGTTTTCAACGTGATATTATCCAAGAGGTGTCTGCGTACCGCGTTGACCTTGGTATTGTTCCTCGCGACCCGAAGGTTAACAATCTTACTTTTATACCTCTTATCCAAGATGAATTGATTTGGGTAGGGGCTCCTGCATTGGTAAGTCGTATGGAGAACGATGGTTGGGAAGCGATAGCGGATACCAAAGTAATCGGTTTTGGAAGCCGCTGCATTTACCAAGCGATGGCCTCTCAGGTCTTAGCAGACAAAGGGTTATCCACTTTTACAGCAATGGAGTTTGACAGCACGGAAATGATTAAACAGACCATGAGGTTTGGAATGGGTCTGTCCTTAATGCCATTAACATCCGTCCAGGAAGAGCTTCAATCGGGCAAACTGATGAGACTGCAGCAGGAGAAAATAATTCTGCTAGAGCATGGGCTCATTCATCGCTCAGGCAAAGATTTAAGTGCACCCGTACAAGCTTGTAAGGAGCACATTATATCCTACTTTTTAGCGCAAAAAGAGCGTGAAACTGGTTGA
- a CDS encoding DedA family protein has translation MSELIHNVLLYLEGLGYWGIFLGLMLEVIPNELLLAYAGYLVSKGEINFVGAIICAVIGGTLAQVVLYWIGRYGGRPFLEKYGKYLLISKHHIDVAESWFNRYGTGMIFTARFIPIVRHAISLPGGMAKMPLGKFTLYTGLALIPYSILYVYLGMKLKDNWETIDQIAGPYIKPLIIAAVILTLLYVGYQLYLKRKAKI, from the coding sequence ATGAGTGAGTTGATTCACAATGTATTGCTTTATTTGGAAGGGCTTGGGTATTGGGGGATTTTCCTCGGATTAATGCTGGAAGTTATTCCTAACGAACTGCTTTTGGCTTACGCAGGCTATCTGGTGTCTAAAGGTGAAATTAATTTTGTTGGCGCTATTATTTGCGCTGTCATCGGCGGTACCTTAGCTCAAGTGGTGCTTTATTGGATTGGTCGCTATGGCGGCAGACCCTTCCTTGAGAAGTACGGTAAATATTTGCTTATCAGCAAGCATCATATTGATGTTGCAGAGTCTTGGTTTAACCGCTATGGGACAGGTATGATCTTCACAGCCAGATTCATCCCCATTGTTCGTCATGCGATATCGCTTCCCGGTGGTATGGCTAAAATGCCATTAGGTAAGTTCACACTCTACACAGGTTTAGCCTTAATTCCATATTCCATTCTCTATGTCTACTTGGGCATGAAGCTCAAAGATAACTGGGAAACGATTGACCAAATCGCAGGACCTTATATTAAGCCATTAATTATCGCGGCCGTTATCTTAACTCTTTTGTATGTGGGTTATCAATTATATTTGAAAAGAAAAGCAAAGATTTAG
- a CDS encoding thioredoxin family protein: MSKNLANKLRTGLKPQQFIDSMEKNQEQFLAYYNGFEWDNEEDKEYFDSLNNRDDLRCLIVAADWCGDVVRNIPVVFKALENSGIPTEVLIMEQNYDVIDQFLTGGGRAIPIVIFTDTGGFVLGQWGPRPKHVQAVMNQFKKENPDREAADYNEKIQVARAEMGRQYGEGNGYHAVIVKELRELIESF; the protein is encoded by the coding sequence ATGAGTAAGAATCTTGCAAACAAGCTGCGCACTGGCTTAAAGCCACAACAGTTCATTGACAGCATGGAGAAAAATCAAGAGCAATTTTTAGCTTATTACAATGGATTTGAATGGGATAATGAAGAGGATAAGGAGTATTTCGATTCTCTTAACAACCGGGATGATCTGCGCTGCCTGATCGTTGCTGCGGATTGGTGCGGCGACGTTGTTCGCAACATACCTGTCGTATTTAAAGCGCTGGAGAACAGCGGTATTCCTACGGAAGTACTTATCATGGAACAAAACTACGACGTCATTGATCAGTTCCTGACGGGTGGCGGTCGTGCTATTCCAATTGTTATATTTACAGATACAGGCGGTTTTGTTTTGGGACAATGGGGTCCGCGTCCGAAACACGTGCAAGCTGTCATGAATCAATTCAAAAAAGAAAATCCAGATCGTGAAGCGGCCGATTATAACGAAAAAATTCAAGTAGCCAGAGCCGAAATGGGCCGTCAATATGGTGAAGGTAACGGATATCATGCTGTTATTGTGAAGGAACTTCGTGAATTAATCGAGTCGTTCTAA
- a CDS encoding MBL fold metallo-hydrolase, translated as MIKIESFVLGPVSTNAYLLSDPETKKGIIIDPGMNPKSLIKKIADLDIEAILLTHAHFDHIGGVDEIRKLKRCPVYIHDLEADWLTNPKKNGSARWPDLGAPIETDPAEFALDEGQTLEFLGIKLKVFHTPGHSPGSVSFLYEKHLFSGDVLFKLSVGRTDLLGGDNNVLLDSIQDKLFLLDDDVVVYPGHGAKTTIGFERENNPYV; from the coding sequence ATGATTAAAATAGAATCATTTGTTCTAGGTCCGGTAAGTACGAACGCGTACTTGTTATCTGATCCAGAAACGAAAAAAGGCATTATTATAGATCCTGGCATGAATCCTAAATCACTTATCAAAAAGATTGCCGATTTGGATATTGAAGCGATTCTTCTCACGCATGCTCATTTTGACCATATCGGTGGTGTCGATGAGATTCGTAAGCTCAAACGCTGCCCCGTGTATATTCACGATCTAGAAGCCGATTGGCTGACGAATCCGAAGAAAAACGGCTCAGCACGCTGGCCTGATTTAGGTGCTCCGATTGAAACGGATCCGGCTGAATTTGCGCTAGACGAAGGGCAAACGCTCGAGTTTCTTGGCATTAAGCTTAAGGTATTCCATACCCCAGGTCATTCACCTGGCAGTGTGAGCTTCTTATACGAGAAGCACCTGTTCAGTGGAGATGTTTTGTTCAAACTGTCAGTAGGTCGAACGGACCTTCTCGGTGGGGATAACAATGTGCTGCTGGATTCCATTCAAGATAAGCTGTTTCTACTCGATGATGACGTTGTTGTGTATCCCGGACATGGCGCCAAAACAACTATTGGTTTCGAACGAGAAAACAATCCATATGTGTAA
- a CDS encoding DUF2653 family protein has product MRLTEQEIVNAICLYMAERKRLKPNDVDVELMWDEDLGFSAEIFAEGRSQILTQGNLLEAIVQYLFNQYQMRVFWDQIQLSLDEEIIAEIAV; this is encoded by the coding sequence ATGCGGTTAACGGAACAAGAAATCGTTAATGCGATTTGCTTGTATATGGCGGAACGCAAACGTCTCAAGCCAAATGATGTTGATGTTGAGCTGATGTGGGACGAGGATCTGGGCTTCTCGGCCGAAATATTCGCAGAAGGTCGTAGTCAAATCCTCACGCAAGGGAATCTGCTTGAAGCCATTGTCCAATATTTGTTCAATCAGTATCAGATGCGAGTATTTTGGGATCAAATCCAATTATCTTTGGATGAAGAGATTATCGCTGAAATAGCGGTCTAA
- a CDS encoding DUF1761 domain-containing protein — protein MLLQGINYWAVLVTGILSLVLGFLWMAVIWKHPYQKRMYGGMDLSKEASSAGKIQSFVIYIVVSFITSIAFAACLELWRAGGKAFGYNGNSLSSAFWFTMLLTAGFTLPFTVGKKVWQFKSWLVVAVDTSYEIVRFTMLLLIFWFWK, from the coding sequence ATGTTGTTGCAAGGGATCAATTATTGGGCAGTCTTAGTAACAGGCATTTTATCTTTAGTGCTTGGATTTTTGTGGATGGCGGTTATTTGGAAGCATCCTTATCAGAAGCGCATGTACGGGGGCATGGACTTGTCCAAAGAGGCAAGTTCGGCAGGCAAGATTCAGTCTTTCGTGATTTATATTGTAGTCTCATTCATAACCTCGATTGCATTCGCAGCCTGCTTGGAACTTTGGAGAGCCGGGGGGAAAGCCTTCGGCTACAATGGAAACAGTTTGTCGAGTGCTTTCTGGTTTACGATGCTGCTAACTGCCGGCTTTACGCTTCCATTCACGGTCGGTAAAAAAGTATGGCAATTCAAAAGCTGGCTCGTTGTAGCCGTAGATACTTCATATGAGATCGTTCGTTTTACGATGCTGCTTCTGATTTTCTGGTTCTGGAAGTAA